A segment of the Microbacterium luteolum genome:
CGAGGTGATCTACGCGTGGCGCTCCTTCGAGGCGTACCCGAGCCTCCCGCTCGTCGCCGGCGCGACCGGCGTGCAGGTGCCCCTGACGGCCGACTCCCGGCACGACCTCGATGCGATGGCGGATGCCGTCACCGATCGCACGCGCGCCATCATCGTCTGCACGCCCAACAACCCGACCGGGCCGATCGTCACGAGCGCCGAGTTCGCCGCGTTCGTCGCACGGGTTCCGGCCGACATCCTCATCATCCTCGACGAGGCGTACGCCGAGTTCGTGACGGCGCCCGACGCGGTCGACGGTCTCGCCGAGCGCGTGTTCGAGCAGCATCCGAACGTCGTGGTGCTGCGCACCTTCTCGAAGGCGTACGGTCTGGCGGGACTCCGGGTCGGCTATGCGATCGGGCACGAGAAGGTGCTGGATGCCGCGCGCACCACCGGCATCCCGCTCTCGGTCACGTCCGCCGCGGAGAACGCCGCGATCGCGAGCCTCGACGCCGAGCCCGAGCTCCTCGAGCGGGTCGCCGTGATCGTCGAGCGCCGCACGCGCCTCGTGGAGGGCCTCCGTGCCCAGGGCTGGGATGTCCCGGATTCCCAGGCGAACTTCGTCTGGCTGCCGACGGGAGAGCGCACCGAGGAGGTGGCCGCGGCGTTCATCGAGAACGACCTCGTGGTCCGTCCGTTCCCCGGCGACGGCATCCGCATCTCCGCCGGCGAGGAGGACTCCATCGCCCGCGTCCTCGAGGTCGCGGCCGCCGCTCGCTGAGCCCGCGTCGCCCGCCGTTCCGCCCGATTCTCCGGTTTCCCGGGAGATACGAGGGGGCCCTAGGTATGCGTGACCGGGCATGCGGGCGCGGGTACCGTGAGGGATGTGACCTCGTCAGAGACTGAACTCGTCCGCGTCCTGGATCAGGACGGCCGCTTCGCGCCCAGCCCTGCTGCCGAGCAGTATCTGCCGCTGATCGAGGCGATCAGCGATGCAGAGCTCGAGCAGTTCTACCGCGACATGGTGGTCATCCGGGCCATCGACACCCAGGCGACCAACCTGCAACGGCAGGGGCAGCTCGCGCTGTGGCCGCCGAGCCGCGGTCAGGAGGCGGCGCAGGTCGGCTCTGGCCGGGCGGCGCGCGCTCAGGACACGATCTTCCCGTCCTACCGCGAGCACGCCGTCACCCGCATCCGCGGCGTCGACCCGGTCGACATCATCAAGCTGATGCGCGGCGTCTCGCACGGCGGCTGGGACCCGACGGATCCGAAGAACGGCAACACCCGCCTCTACACGCTGGTGCTCGGTTCGCAGGTGCTGCACGCGGCCGGATACGCGATGGGGCTCTCGTTCGACGGCCGCAGCGGCATCGGCGACCCCGACCGCGACGAGGCGGTCGTCGTCTACTACGGCGACGGCGCCTCCAGTCAGGGCGACGTGCACGAGGCCATGGTCTTCGCTGCGAGCTACCAGGCCCCCGTGGTCTTCTTCCTGCAGAACAACCACTGGGCGATCTCGGTGCCCGTCACGACGCAGTCGCGCGTGCCGCTCGTGCAGCGCAGCGCTGGTTACGGCATCCCGAGCATCCGGGTCGACGGCAACGACGTGCTCGCCAGCTACGCGGTCTCCCGTGTCGCGCTCGACGAGGCCCGCAGCGGCCAGGGTCCGCGGGCGATCGAGGCCGTCACGTATCGCCTCGGTGCCCACACCACGAGCGACGACCCGACGAAGTACCGGCACACCGACGAGGAGGACATCTGGGCGCTGCGCGACCCGATCGTCCGGATGCGCACGTTCCTCGAGGGGCGGGGTGCCGCGGCATCCTTCTTCGACGACGTCGACGCGGAGGGGGCGGATGCCGCGGAGGACCTGCGTGCCCGCACCGTCGAGCTCGGACCGCCGCCGGTGAGCCGGATGTTCGACCACGTCTACAGCGACCCGCATCCGCTGATCGAGGAGCAGAAGGCCTGGCAGGCGAAGTACGAGGCGTCGTTCGAGGGAGGACAGGCATGACTCTCGAGACGATGCCCCTGAGCAAGGCGATGAACGCCGGCCTCCGCAAGGCCATGGAGAACGATCCGAAGGTCATCCTCATGGGGGAGGACATCGGCAAGCTCGGCGGCGTCTTCCGCGTGACCGAGCACCTGCAGCGCGACTTCGGCGAGAAGCGGGTGCTCGACACCCCGCTGGCCGAGTCGGGGATCGTGGGCACCGCGATCGGACTCGCGATGACCGGGTTCCGCCCCGTCATCGAGATCCAGTTCGACGGGTTCGTGTTCCCGGCGTTCGACCAGATCACCACGCAGCTCGCGAAGCTCACCAACCGGCACGAGGGCAGGATCTCGCTGCCGATCGTGATCCGCATCCCCTACGGCGGGCACATCGGCGCGGTCGAGCATCACCAGGAGAGCCCGGAGGCGTACTTCACGCACACTCCGGGTCTGCGCGTGGTCTCGCCCTCGACGCCGAACGACGCGTACTGGATGATCCAGGAGGCGATCGCGTCGAACGACCCGGTGATCTTCATGGAACCGAAGAGCCGCTACTGGCCCAAGGGCGAGGTCGAGCTCGAGGCGTCCTCCGCTCCGCTGCACGCCTCGCGGGTCGTGCGCACCGGAACCGACGTGACCCTGGTCGGACACGGCGCCATGGTCACGACGCTCCTGCAGGCCGCGGCGCTCGCCGAAGCCGAAGGCGCCAGCTGCGAGGTCGTCGACGTGCGGTCCCTGTCGCCGGTCGACTACGAGCCGATCCTCGACTCGGTGCGCAAGACCGGACACATGGTCTACGCGCAGGAGGCGCAGGGCTTCACGAGCCTCGGCAGCGAGATCGCCGCGACCGTCATGGAGCGCGCCTTCTACGCGCTCGAAGCGCCGGTGCTGCGCGTCTCCGGGTACGACACCCCGTTCCCGCCCGCGAAGCTCGAGGGCCTGTACCTCCCGGATGCCGACCGCATCCTCGAAGCCGTCGACCGCTCCCTGGCCTACTGACACTGTTCCGAAAGGCATCCTCATGAGCACGCAGAACTTCAACCTCCCCGACGTCGGTGAGGGCCTGACCGAGGCCGAGATCGTGTCGTGGAAGGTGGCCCCGGGCGACACGGTCGCGATCAACGACGTGATCTGCGAGATCGAGACGGCCAAGTCGCTCGTCGAGCTGCCGTCGCCGCACGCCGGCGTCGTGGGCGAGCTGCTCGCGGCCGAGGGGGCGACGGTCGAGGTCGGCTCGCCGATCATCACCTTCACCACGGCGGATGCCGCTGCAGCGCCCGCGGTCGCGGTGGCCCCGGCACCCGAGGAGGGCGGCGGTTCCGTGCTGGTCGGCTACGGCACCGGCGGAGGTGCGACCTCGCGTCGCAAGCGTCCGGCCGAGCGAGCCGTGCGCTCGTCGGTCGGCGTGATCGCGAAGCCTCCGATCCGCAAGCTCGCCCGCGACCTCGGTGTCGACCTCACCGCCGTGGCCGCCACCGGCGCCGACGGCGAGGTCACGCGCGACGACGTCGTGAAGCACGCCTCCCAGGCGAGCGTCTTCCGCAACATCGAGACGCCCGAATGGGGAGAGGTGCGCGAGGAGACGGTTCCCGCTCCGCAGAGCGCCCCGGCCGGACTCGCCCGTGGACTCGCCCCCGCTCCGGCTCCCGCCGGCGCGAGCGATGACGGACGCACGGAGTCGATCCCGGTCAAGGGCGTCCGCAAGGCCACGTCATCGGCGATGGTGCAGAGCGCGTACTCGGCGCCGCACGTGACGGTGTGGAAGGAGATCGACGCGAGCCGCACGATGGAGCTCGTCAAGCGCCTGAAGGCGTCTCCGGACTACGCCGACATCCGCGTCTCGCCGCTGCTCATCATGGCGCGCGCCGTGATCTGGGCGGCCCGCCGCACCCCGATGGTCAACGCGGCGTGGATCGAGACGGATGCCGGAGCCGAGATCTCGGTGCGCCACTACGTGAACCTCGGCATCGCAGCGGCGACCCCGCGCGGCCTGCTCGTGCCGAACATCAAGGATGCGCAGGACCTGGGCATGAAGGACCTCGCCCGGGCGCTCAACCGCCTGACGCTCACGGCTCGCGAGGGCAAGACCTCGCCGGCCGACCAGCAGGGCGGCACGATCACGATCACCAACATCGGCGTGTTCGGGATGGATGCCGGCACCCCGATCATCAACCCCGGCGAGGCCGGAATCGTCGCCATGGGCACGATCAGCCAGAAGCCCTGGGTCGTCGACGGCGAGGTGCGTCCCCGCTGGGTGACGACGGTCGCGGGTTCCTTCGACCACCGCGTGATCGACGGCGACGGTATGAGCCGGTTCATCGCCGACGTGGCGTCCGTGTTGGAGGAGCCGGCACTGCTCGTCGACTGACACCGGAATCCCGCGCTCCTCGATGCGAAGGGCTCGCGACTACCCGTTGACGAGACGCGATGCCACGCGATCCCTCTGCCGGATGGCCGCGAGGTACTCCTTCCGCGCTTCCAGGATCGCGCTGCGGTCGTACGGCGCGGGACACGGGACTTCAGAGTCATGCCGGAGTCGGCGTGAATTCCATGCTTCTGTCATCGCGGGACCTGCGGTGCTCTTGGCCATTGCGACGAGGTTGTCGTACGCCTCCGCGATGTGAGTGTTCGCCGAGATCGTCAGGAGCGCTGCGCTCAACGCGAGCCTGGACTGAATCTCGCTTATCTGCGTACTCACCGTGGCCCGAGCATCCTTTCCCTGCCGTCGGCGAACAAGGAACGGCGCTTCCGCGTAGTCTTCCACGGCGCGCAGGGCCTCGCTGTACATGACTGCCCGCTTGTCCGCGCGAGACTGCCGTTGCTGCCACATGTAGCCGCCGACCGCGATACCTGCGGCGAGGACCGCAGCGACGATGGTGGCACCGGCTTCGGACAACCAGAAACAGGCGCTGAAGATGTTCGCCCACTCCATCAGGCAGCTTCCTCCAACCCGTGCGGTGCCTCATCGAAGGGCCAGTGGTAGTTGCTGTTCCGCCAGTAGTCCTCAGCAAAAAGGTGCCGCGCAGCGAGGTTCAGCAGTTCGTTGAGGCCCTTGTCCGGCGTCCACCTCCGCTCGACAGGGTCGTGCGGGTGGAACAGGCACAGGCTGTCATCCGGCATGCGGTGCGGCGACGCTGCCCCCAGGTCAGCGAACACCCGAGGATAGTTGGATGGCGCCAGATCGTAGGTCAAGTAGGTCGGGTAGCGATGGAACTCCACACGCACACGGACCGGCGCCGGGCGTGCTGTAACCGGGACATCCGCGACGTAGATGAGCAGGCTCGGTCGCTCTATGCGGCGAAGGCGCGAACTGTACTGCTGGCGCGCCTCCCGTTCGAGCGGGTAGAGCCATCCAGCCTCACTGCCCCACCACGGCTCAAACCGACGGACACCCAGAGGTTCGGACAGCGCCACCTGAGGCAGCCCCGGACAACTCACCGGACACCCCACGAGCGCACGGGTGTCGCTGCCGGGGTCGGTGTGGACGTGATCAACGCCGGTGCTCCGAACGTCGAGGAGGGCTTCGCGTGGAAGCGCACCCCCTCGCGGAGCAGGTTCGCGTGCGCCGGTGCGGGCAGCATGTTCGGATCGTTGAACATGTCGGCAAGCTCCTTGCACGCCAGAACCGGGAAGCCAGCCTGGTCGAGTTCGACGGCCTTCTCGAGACGGGCCGAGGCGTCACGGAGCCGTCCCAGGACCTCGGTCCGCGTGGCTTTGAGTTTGATGGGCTTGTCGCTGACGCCAGCAGGATCCTGCGTCTCACCCTGCTTCAACGATTCGATGGCGTAGTCGAACCAGGTGCGCATCGCGGTGATCAGCGAGCCGCTGGCGATACCGGCGCTGAGCGCGAGCGCCTTGATGTTCCAGGTGCACAGGGTGTCGCCGTTCATCCGATTCCAGTGCTTGAGGAGGCGGATCGTGCGCGCAAAGATGGCCTCGGTGCGCTTGTTTGCCTCTGCGATCATGCGAGTGTGCGCCTCGGGGTCGGAGCGATCCCAGCCGGTGAAGCGCGGGATGTAGAGCCCCTCGCCTGACGCGTTGTCGATGGCGACGATGACGTCCGCGGTGAAGTCGGGGAGACCTGGGCGAATCGGGTCCCGGAACCGGATGAGGATCGAACGCTTGCGGCCGCGGAACTCGATGCGCAGATCTTCGTACGTGTCAGCGAGCTCGCGGCGGATTGCAGCGGCGGCGCGCTCCTGCAGCTGGGTCGGACCCTTCTTGCCGGGTCCGTACTCCCGGCGCGGGTCGGCGATGACGATGCCGAGGTCGACGTCGGTCAGCGGCGTAAGTGCATCGCCGTGCGCAACGCTACCGTTGTAGTAGACGCGAGAACCAGAGAACTCTTTGCGAAGAGCGTTGGCGATGGCGGTGCGACGCTTCCGCGCCTCCGCGAGCTCCTCCTCGGTCACCTGGATCTTGGTGCGGGCGGTGTTTACCACCTGCTCGATGGTGGGGTACGGCTGGACCACGATAGGCCTCCTTCTGTGTCGTTGCCCCGGAGGATCCGGGTGCACGGAAGGCAGGCTTGACCAACCCACGGGAGTGGGCTTGATCACGCAACGAATTGCGCTTAGGGTCGAACTGTCCGACCAAAGACATCCGACCCCGACCTGCCTGAGCCCCGGCTCTGGCGAGTCGGGGTCTTCCTATTCCTTTCACTTACAAGTGTACCCCCTACCTCCGACATCGGGAGAGGTGGGATTCCCCCAGATGGCTTACAGCGGCCCAGAAGGCAAGCGCTCGACAACTTTGATCCACCTTCTCCGGCTTCACTCGCCAGACGTTCGTAGGCGGCTTCTGAGGGGTGAATATGAAGCAGGGACACGCCCTAGGAACTACACCGCTGTTATTCGGTGTTCATTGAATCGTCCGTCAAGTCGGTGTGAGCGCTCGGGGGTGACGCGCATCCTAGGCGTATCGCCTCCTGCAACCTGTTGTCCGGGACGGGTGAGTTCAGGACCTCGCGGCGCCGAGTAGCAGCGCGTCGGCGATCCCCTGCGTGGACTCGCCCTTGAACATGCTCTGCATGTGCTTGAGAACGCACTTCGCAAACTCCGGACATCCAGCATCTTCGAGAGCGAGGTCGGGGCGCTTCGAGCCCTCGATACCGCGGAAGAGATCGAACTGTTCCAGAATGACGTCGTCCACCGCCCTGGCCGCGTTGGCCGCAACGAGCATGAAGAACGAGTCGGCAGTGTGTACTTCATAGGCGAGATTGTCTGTGTCTACCTCGGCGTACCGACCATCCTCAACGATCACGTAGATGGCGTTGCTCGCGAGGGCTGCGGCATGAATGCCGGAATCGCGCTCGTCAGCGCCAGGCAAGTCAGGACCGGCGGGGTAGTCCGCCACGATGTCGTCCATGCTCACCCTGAGTAGCTCCCGCAGATCCACCGCGAGTCGCTCCTCGGCAAACACGTTCTCGGACGAGAACAGCACGAACAGCCCGCCGTTGGTGTGTGCGCGCAACAGAAACAGCCACTCGCGCAGCGTCTTGGAAAGTAAGACGTTCGCATCGACGAAGGCCACGGGGGTGCGCACACGCTCAGACTACCGCGCGCTCTCTGACTACACCCGGTCGTCGCCCAGCTTGATGAGAGTCTCGATTGCTTCCTGGCGAGCTTGTTCCCGATGCGCCCGAACGGCAGCCACTTCTCGTAGATGAAGCCGGTGATGAGAGCCAGCCATAACCGGCGTCAGCACCCCATCGCGGATCAACTTCATGACTGTGGGACGCGACACGCCAAGCAGCTCCGCCGCCGCGGATGTCGTCAGCAAGTCGGGCATCGTTTGGACGCTCATCGCGCCGCCGAGCGCGACCCGGTTGAGTACGTTGGAGAGCAACTCCACCACTCGGGGAGGCAGCGGTACTACGACTCCGGTTTCGGTGGTGAAAGTGAGCTGCGCGATCTTGTCGTCGCCCGCGGCCTTGACTGCTTCATTCGCAAGCGCCTGGGTCTCTTCGTCGACAAGTACCGTCCCGCGCGTGAGTAGCGTCGAGGATGCCATCAGTTCCTTCTTTCAGGTATGCGAAAACTGCGGCTAGCTGGGGACTAGGAGCTTCACCTACAGGTGAAAGAATAGACCAGCAGAGTCGTTTCTGGAAATGCCAACGCAGAATCGGAGCTGATTGCTTGTGCAAGCCTCGGGCCGAGGGCGTCGCGCACCTGCGACTCGAAGATGGGCCTCAGGGCGGTCCATCGGCAGATCAGGCCAAGTGGATGCCGGCTATGACGTGAACGTCTACGAAGTCGGACAACTCTATGTTCCGGGGTGAAGGCACGTCTCCGACTCCATCTCGTGGCGTTCGAATCGCGACGCGGCCGATAGTAGTAGGTGACGTCCGCACGGGCGAGAGACGAGAACAATCATGAACCTGC
Coding sequences within it:
- a CDS encoding thiamine pyrophosphate-dependent dehydrogenase E1 component subunit alpha, producing MTSSETELVRVLDQDGRFAPSPAAEQYLPLIEAISDAELEQFYRDMVVIRAIDTQATNLQRQGQLALWPPSRGQEAAQVGSGRAARAQDTIFPSYREHAVTRIRGVDPVDIIKLMRGVSHGGWDPTDPKNGNTRLYTLVLGSQVLHAAGYAMGLSFDGRSGIGDPDRDEAVVVYYGDGASSQGDVHEAMVFAASYQAPVVFFLQNNHWAISVPVTTQSRVPLVQRSAGYGIPSIRVDGNDVLASYAVSRVALDEARSGQGPRAIEAVTYRLGAHTTSDDPTKYRHTDEEDIWALRDPIVRMRTFLEGRGAAASFFDDVDAEGADAAEDLRARTVELGPPPVSRMFDHVYSDPHPLIEEQKAWQAKYEASFEGGQA
- a CDS encoding histidinol-phosphate transaminase, which gives rise to MTEPILPRIRPAIAALAPYRQGRQAGPDAFKLSSNENPFDPLPSVLEALQRTTPINRYPDATAGRLRARLGERYGVEPGQVHVASGSVSILHQVILATASTGDEVIYAWRSFEAYPSLPLVAGATGVQVPLTADSRHDLDAMADAVTDRTRAIIVCTPNNPTGPIVTSAEFAAFVARVPADILIILDEAYAEFVTAPDAVDGLAERVFEQHPNVVVLRTFSKAYGLAGLRVGYAIGHEKVLDAARTTGIPLSVTSAAENAAIASLDAEPELLERVAVIVERRTRLVEGLRAQGWDVPDSQANFVWLPTGERTEEVAAAFIENDLVVRPFPGDGIRISAGEEDSIARVLEVAAAAR
- a CDS encoding nucleotidyltransferase, which codes for MVQPYPTIEQVVNTARTKIQVTEEELAEARKRRTAIANALRKEFSGSRVYYNGSVAHGDALTPLTDVDLGIVIADPRREYGPGKKGPTQLQERAAAAIRRELADTYEDLRIEFRGRKRSILIRFRDPIRPGLPDFTADVIVAIDNASGEGLYIPRFTGWDRSDPEAHTRMIAEANKRTEAIFARTIRLLKHWNRMNGDTLCTWNIKALALSAGIASGSLITAMRTWFDYAIESLKQGETQDPAGVSDKPIKLKATRTEVLGRLRDASARLEKAVELDQAGFPVLACKELADMFNDPNMLPAPAHANLLREGVRFHAKPSSTFGAPALITSTPTPAATPVRSWGVR
- a CDS encoding helix-turn-helix domain-containing protein encodes the protein MASSTLLTRGTVLVDEETQALANEAVKAAGDDKIAQLTFTTETGVVVPLPPRVVELLSNVLNRVALGGAMSVQTMPDLLTTSAAAELLGVSRPTVMKLIRDGVLTPVMAGSHHRLHLREVAAVRAHREQARQEAIETLIKLGDDRV
- a CDS encoding alpha-ketoacid dehydrogenase subunit beta, whose amino-acid sequence is MTLETMPLSKAMNAGLRKAMENDPKVILMGEDIGKLGGVFRVTEHLQRDFGEKRVLDTPLAESGIVGTAIGLAMTGFRPVIEIQFDGFVFPAFDQITTQLAKLTNRHEGRISLPIVIRIPYGGHIGAVEHHQESPEAYFTHTPGLRVVSPSTPNDAYWMIQEAIASNDPVIFMEPKSRYWPKGEVELEASSAPLHASRVVRTGTDVTLVGHGAMVTTLLQAAALAEAEGASCEVVDVRSLSPVDYEPILDSVRKTGHMVYAQEAQGFTSLGSEIAATVMERAFYALEAPVLRVSGYDTPFPPAKLEGLYLPDADRILEAVDRSLAY
- a CDS encoding dihydrolipoamide acetyltransferase family protein, which produces MSTQNFNLPDVGEGLTEAEIVSWKVAPGDTVAINDVICEIETAKSLVELPSPHAGVVGELLAAEGATVEVGSPIITFTTADAAAAPAVAVAPAPEEGGGSVLVGYGTGGGATSRRKRPAERAVRSSVGVIAKPPIRKLARDLGVDLTAVAATGADGEVTRDDVVKHASQASVFRNIETPEWGEVREETVPAPQSAPAGLARGLAPAPAPAGASDDGRTESIPVKGVRKATSSAMVQSAYSAPHVTVWKEIDASRTMELVKRLKASPDYADIRVSPLLIMARAVIWAARRTPMVNAAWIETDAGAEISVRHYVNLGIAAATPRGLLVPNIKDAQDLGMKDLARALNRLTLTAREGKTSPADQQGGTITITNIGVFGMDAGTPIINPGEAGIVAMGTISQKPWVVDGEVRPRWVTTVAGSFDHRVIDGDGMSRFIADVASVLEEPALLVD